A DNA window from Hordeum vulgare subsp. vulgare chromosome 1H, MorexV3_pseudomolecules_assembly, whole genome shotgun sequence contains the following coding sequences:
- the LOC123443116 gene encoding spliceosome-associated protein 49 isoform X1, translating to MARNPGCAVYIGNLDEKVSERVLYEILIQVGRVVDLHIPRDKETSRPKGFAFAEYETEEIAQYAVRLFSGLVRLHNRTLKFAISGQDKASSNANVTVTPKMNPIPLPNPPQPMRFGDTPVSQHRVVNGRVAGYGASPNHSYDFHSQASSGVASRGLSDGTYEYSRRVFGSVLNDVSRRADRQPVPYPSY from the exons ATGGCGAGGAACCCGGGCTGCGCCGTCTACATAG GTAACTTGGATGAAAAGGTCTCGGAGAGGGTTTTGTATGAGATTCTTATTCAGGTAGGTCGTGTAGTAGACTTGCACATACCTCGTGACAAGGAAACTAGTCGACCCAAAGGTTTTGCTTTTGCTGAGTACGAAACAGAGGAGATTGCCCAGTATGCTGTTAGGCTGTTTTCTGGCCTTGTTCGGCTTCACAATAGAACACTTAAATTTGCG ATCTCTGGGCAAGACAAGGCCTCATCAAATGCCAATGTTACTGTAACACCTAAAATGAACCCTATACCACTACCAAATCCACCTCAACCAATGAGATTTGGTGATACTCCTGTGTCACAACATAGAGTGGTAAATGGTAGGGTTGCAGGCTATGGTGCTTCTCCAAATCATTCTTATGATTTTCATTCCCAAG CATCAAGTGGGGTAGCAAGTAGAGGATTAAGTGATGGTACATATGAGTATAGTAGACGTGTATTTGGTTCTGTTCTGAATGATGTTAGCCGTCGAGCTGACAGACAACCAGTTCCATACCCGTCCTACTAG
- the LOC123443116 gene encoding uncharacterized protein LOC123443116 isoform X2, with translation MARNPGCAVYIGNLDEKVSERVLYEILIQISGQDKASSNANVTVTPKMNPIPLPNPPQPMRFGDTPVSQHRVVNGRVAGYGASPNHSYDFHSQASSGVASRGLSDGTYEYSRRVFGSVLNDVSRRADRQPVPYPSY, from the exons ATGGCGAGGAACCCGGGCTGCGCCGTCTACATAG GTAACTTGGATGAAAAGGTCTCGGAGAGGGTTTTGTATGAGATTCTTATTCAG ATCTCTGGGCAAGACAAGGCCTCATCAAATGCCAATGTTACTGTAACACCTAAAATGAACCCTATACCACTACCAAATCCACCTCAACCAATGAGATTTGGTGATACTCCTGTGTCACAACATAGAGTGGTAAATGGTAGGGTTGCAGGCTATGGTGCTTCTCCAAATCATTCTTATGATTTTCATTCCCAAG CATCAAGTGGGGTAGCAAGTAGAGGATTAAGTGATGGTACATATGAGTATAGTAGACGTGTATTTGGTTCTGTTCTGAATGATGTTAGCCGTCGAGCTGACAGACAACCAGTTCCATACCCGTCCTACTAG